The following proteins come from a genomic window of Thiothrix unzii:
- a CDS encoding HupE/UreJ family protein codes for MKRTWMTVSLMLASTSALAHTGHDVHGFASGMAHPLGGLDHLLAMLAVGMWSATAMPRQWWAGAAAFMAAMLIGATLGIGGVTLPLLEPGIALSVVVMGLLVIGFSRLGAMPALGLIAAFALFHGNAHGVEAPAGGAIAMYLLGFLLSTGLLHLAGVGIGSLSVRSAQLWVLRLFGAGMSAVGAWLLLAS; via the coding sequence ATGAAACGCACTTGGATGACAGTAAGCCTGATGCTCGCCAGTACTTCCGCACTGGCACACACCGGGCATGATGTACACGGTTTCGCCAGTGGTATGGCGCACCCACTTGGCGGTTTGGATCATTTGCTGGCAATGCTGGCGGTGGGTATGTGGTCAGCGACGGCAATGCCGCGCCAGTGGTGGGCGGGTGCTGCGGCGTTTATGGCAGCAATGCTAATCGGCGCAACCCTTGGTATTGGCGGTGTAACGTTACCGCTGCTTGAACCGGGCATTGCCTTGTCGGTGGTGGTCATGGGTCTGTTGGTCATTGGTTTCTCGCGCTTGGGGGCAATGCCTGCTTTAGGTTTGATTGCCGCATTTGCTTTGTTCCACGGTAACGCGCATGGGGTGGAAGCCCCCGCAGGTGGTGCGATAGCGATGTATTTGCTGGGTTTCTTGCTGAGTACCGGCTTGCTGCATTTAGCGGGTGTGGGTATTGGCTCGTTGAGCGTGCGTAGTGCGCAACTGTGGGTGCTGCGCTTATTCGGGGCGGGCATGAGTGCCGTGGGCGCGT
- a CDS encoding glycine cleavage system protein R, with protein sequence MQSSLVLTVLGSDRAGLVKSIAEAVAAHQGNWQESRMVHLAGQFAGLAHVTLPQEQLAALTQTLQALQQDGLQILLQHCETPTTRAITPLSLELLGHDRPGIIHDITRLLAALNVNIEELESEQRAAPMSSELMFYAHLKLGLPEGVTADDVQGAFEAMPDPLTVDLSFS encoded by the coding sequence ATGCAATCATCGCTTGTCCTCACTGTCCTTGGCTCTGACCGTGCTGGTCTGGTCAAATCCATTGCCGAAGCTGTCGCCGCCCATCAGGGTAACTGGCAGGAAAGCCGGATGGTGCATCTGGCGGGGCAATTCGCCGGGCTTGCCCACGTGACCCTACCGCAAGAGCAACTCGCCGCACTGACCCAAACGCTGCAAGCATTACAACAGGACGGTCTGCAAATCCTGCTCCAGCATTGTGAAACCCCGACCACTCGCGCTATCACACCGTTGTCGCTGGAACTGTTAGGCCATGACCGCCCCGGTATTATCCATGACATTACCCGCCTGCTTGCTGCACTCAATGTGAATATCGAAGAGTTGGAAAGCGAACAGCGTGCTGCCCCGATGTCGAGTGAACTGATGTTTTACGCGCATCTCAAATTGGGTTTGCCAGAGGGTGTGACGGCTGATGATGTGCAAGGGGCATTTGAGGCGATGCCTGACCCGCTGACGGTTGACCTGAGTTTTAGCTAA